A genome region from Bacteroides stercoris ATCC 43183 includes the following:
- a CDS encoding SusC/RagA family TonB-linked outer membrane protein has protein sequence MLMMSMLCLISFAQERQVQGIVKDKSGEPMIGVNVLVKGTTNGTITGVDGDFTLSGVKKSDILSFTYIGFKNKELKYEGEKLLNVVLEEDSELLDEVVVIGYGTVNKRDLTGSVASVSSQDIASIPVSSASEALTGKMAGVNITTTEGSPDADIKIRIRGGGSLSQDNSPLYIVDGFPVSSISDIAPSEIQSIDVLKDASSTAIYGARGANGVIIVTTKSGKEGKVQVDFGASFGFKKVTKMTEVMSPYDFVAYQREIGSLDYGNYNDMDIWKSIDGIDYQDEIFGRTGNQQQYNVNVAGGSKQLTYSVSYAHNEEKSIMLGSGFKKDNINAKLKSELNKWLTLDFNARLSYSTIEGLSGGADTNESNAANSTVANAVVFRPVNALSHSSDDDEESNAALQKTPLERLLATNKGRNSFRQNYNFGLNWKPFKNWTFRSEFGYGWRYEDTEQYWGTDAVSNSKYGYNGRPQAYLLRETTKNWRNANTLTYENKKMFDGRDRLNVLVGHEVSSSMEESIENVSVNFPTTMGFEDMKANMGAGTALPNQSTISAEENMLSFFGRVNYTMMDKYLLTVTVRADGSSKFGDGNRWGVFPSAALAWRISDEAFMANTKDWLSALKLRLSFGTAGNNRINSGLLYTTYSLSGNDSRNPFFNGTSTPMLEHGTYLYNPKLKWETTVTRNLGIDYGFWNNRISGSVDVYWNTTRDLLMKAEIPGNSGYSYQYQNFGQTSNKGIEMSMDAVLVDTKNFSLNFTANVAYNRNRIDKLTTDSPWQSSNWAGSTISKYEDFRVEEGGRLGEVWGFRTNGYYTVYDPVTNPTGELVWGDKQWVLKDGMKDNSPTITGGSYYPGGLKIQTDENGNPLKQRLGNTVAPWVGGFGLNGRFGNSRTGELDVNIFFNYSTGNVIINGTKLASSFRSGSRTGYNLNNDFRLGNRYTWIDPETGLNLASSSTAVLNHYGDMQAAGLRLNEINSNANMYNPAAASTMQLIDYAVEDASFLRLNNLTIGYSLPKHLVKKAFLQNVRVYLTGYNLFCWTSYSGADPEVDVSSKRNAMTPGVDYAAYPKSRTFVGGINITF, from the coding sequence ATGCTCATGATGAGCATGCTTTGCCTGATTTCCTTTGCACAGGAAAGACAGGTGCAGGGCATCGTGAAAGACAAGAGCGGTGAACCGATGATTGGTGTCAACGTTTTGGTAAAAGGTACCACCAACGGTACCATAACTGGAGTGGACGGAGATTTTACGCTTTCGGGCGTGAAAAAGTCCGATATCCTCTCTTTTACCTATATCGGCTTTAAGAATAAAGAGCTGAAGTATGAAGGAGAGAAACTGCTGAATGTGGTTTTGGAAGAGGATTCCGAGTTATTGGATGAAGTTGTTGTCATTGGTTACGGTACGGTGAATAAGCGAGACCTGACCGGTTCCGTAGCTTCCGTCAGTTCGCAGGATATTGCATCTATTCCGGTATCTAGCGCTTCCGAAGCATTGACCGGTAAAATGGCGGGGGTGAATATCACTACTACGGAGGGTTCTCCCGATGCGGATATTAAGATACGTATACGTGGTGGTGGTTCTTTGTCGCAAGACAATTCACCTCTTTATATAGTAGACGGTTTTCCTGTATCCAGTATCAGTGACATTGCTCCGTCTGAAATTCAGAGTATTGATGTCTTGAAAGATGCTTCTTCTACAGCTATTTACGGTGCACGTGGTGCTAATGGTGTAATTATCGTTACTACCAAGAGTGGTAAAGAAGGAAAGGTTCAAGTGGATTTTGGCGCTTCGTTCGGTTTTAAGAAAGTGACTAAAATGACCGAAGTGATGAGTCCTTATGATTTTGTGGCTTATCAACGTGAAATCGGTTCGTTGGATTACGGAAATTATAATGATATGGATATCTGGAAATCAATCGATGGTATTGACTATCAGGATGAGATATTCGGACGAACAGGTAATCAGCAGCAATATAATGTGAATGTGGCCGGGGGTAGCAAACAATTGACCTACAGTGTAAGTTATGCTCATAATGAAGAAAAAAGCATTATGCTTGGCTCAGGCTTTAAGAAAGATAATATCAATGCAAAGCTTAAGTCGGAACTGAACAAATGGCTGACTTTAGACTTCAATGCGCGTTTGAGTTATTCTACTATCGAGGGTTTGAGTGGTGGTGCTGATACGAATGAGTCCAATGCTGCTAATTCTACTGTAGCCAATGCGGTGGTTTTCCGTCCGGTCAATGCTTTGTCTCATAGTTCGGATGATGATGAGGAGAGCAATGCTGCTTTACAGAAAACGCCTTTGGAACGTTTGCTGGCAACGAATAAAGGACGCAATTCTTTCCGTCAGAATTATAATTTCGGTTTGAATTGGAAGCCGTTTAAGAACTGGACTTTCCGCTCGGAATTTGGTTATGGTTGGAGATATGAAGATACAGAACAATATTGGGGTACTGACGCTGTAAGTAACTCTAAATATGGTTATAACGGACGTCCTCAGGCATATTTGCTGCGTGAGACGACAAAGAACTGGCGCAATGCCAATACTCTTACTTACGAAAATAAGAAAATGTTTGATGGTCGTGACCGTTTGAATGTGCTCGTGGGACATGAAGTGAGCAGCAGCATGGAGGAATCCATAGAGAATGTATCTGTAAATTTCCCTACAACAATGGGATTTGAGGATATGAAAGCCAATATGGGGGCCGGCACGGCATTGCCGAACCAGTCTACTATCTCTGCCGAAGAGAACATGCTTTCATTCTTCGGGCGTGTCAATTACACGATGATGGACAAGTATTTGCTTACGGTAACGGTACGTGCCGATGGTTCCAGTAAGTTTGGAGATGGAAACCGTTGGGGCGTTTTCCCCTCTGCCGCATTGGCATGGCGTATTTCCGATGAGGCGTTTATGGCTAATACAAAGGATTGGTTGTCTGCATTGAAATTGCGTTTGAGTTTTGGTACGGCTGGTAACAACCGGATTAATTCAGGGCTTCTTTATACTACTTACTCGTTGAGTGGCAATGATTCCCGTAATCCTTTCTTCAATGGAACCAGTACACCTATGTTGGAACATGGGACCTATCTTTATAACCCAAAGTTGAAATGGGAGACTACCGTTACCCGTAACTTGGGTATTGACTATGGTTTTTGGAACAATCGTATTTCGGGTTCGGTAGATGTATATTGGAATACGACCAGAGATTTGCTGATGAAGGCGGAGATACCCGGTAACTCCGGTTATTCTTATCAGTATCAGAATTTTGGACAGACTTCGAATAAAGGTATTGAAATGTCGATGGATGCAGTATTGGTAGATACGAAAAACTTCAGCTTGAACTTTACTGCCAATGTTGCCTACAACCGAAACCGAATTGACAAATTGACCACCGACAGCCCTTGGCAGAGTAGCAATTGGGCAGGAAGCACTATTTCCAAATATGAAGATTTCCGTGTGGAAGAGGGTGGACGTCTGGGTGAAGTATGGGGATTCCGTACCAATGGATATTATACAGTATATGATCCTGTTACCAATCCGACCGGAGAATTGGTATGGGGCGATAAACAATGGGTGCTGAAAGATGGTATGAAAGATAACAGCCCTACGATAACAGGAGGTTCTTACTATCCTGGCGGATTGAAAATACAGACCGATGAGAATGGAAATCCTTTGAAACAGCGTCTTGGAAACACTGTAGCTCCTTGGGTAGGCGGTTTTGGGCTGAATGGGCGTTTCGGCAATAGCCGCACCGGTGAGTTGGATGTGAATATCTTCTTTAACTATTCTACCGGCAATGTGATTATCAACGGTACAAAACTGGCATCGTCTTTCCGTTCCGGCTCTAGGACCGGTTATAACTTGAATAATGATTTCCGTCTTGGTAACCGATATACATGGATCGATCCGGAAACAGGCTTGAATCTTGCCAGCTCTTCAACCGCAGTCTTGAATCATTATGGTGACATGCAAGCTGCCGGATTGCGCCTGAATGAAATCAATTCCAATGCCAATATGTATAATCCGGCTGCTGCTTCTACTATGCAGTTAATAGATTATGCGGTGGAGGATGCTTCTTTCTTGCGCCTGAACAATCTTACTATCGGTTATTCGCTGCCTAAGCACCTTGTTAAGAAAGCATTCTTGCAGAATGTAAGGGTTTATCTGACCGGATATAACTTGTTCTGTTGGACCAGCTATAGCGGAGCCGATCCTGAAGTGGATGTGAGCAGCAAGCGCAACGCCATGACACCGGGTGTGGACTATGCCGCTTATCCCAAGAGCCGTACGTTTGTAGGCGGCATTAACATTACATTCTAA
- a CDS encoding HU family DNA-binding protein yields MAIHFEWYENPVPPNRPDEKKLHARITYNGKVGTDYVRRKIQERCSLTETDVTAVLDALSHVLGQELGDGRQVHLDGIGYFHPTLKCIEEVTAETKRKNTKVRLKGIKFRADQALKNEVGAVKLKNIKHDGHSSKLSDVEIDMCLRAYFADHQLMTRADFQQICGFMRSKAMEHIRRLKLEGKIRNIGLPMQPIYVPVEGYYGISRDRIVRK; encoded by the coding sequence ATGGCAATTCATTTTGAATGGTATGAGAATCCGGTTCCACCAAACCGGCCGGATGAGAAAAAACTCCATGCACGCATTACGTACAATGGAAAGGTAGGGACAGACTACGTGAGGCGTAAAATCCAGGAGCGTTGTTCGCTGACGGAAACGGATGTAACGGCTGTGCTCGATGCACTGTCGCATGTGTTAGGGCAGGAACTGGGCGACGGACGCCAAGTGCATCTGGACGGGATAGGCTATTTTCATCCTACGCTGAAATGTATAGAAGAGGTGACGGCAGAGACGAAACGCAAAAATACCAAGGTTCGCTTAAAAGGTATCAAGTTTCGTGCCGACCAGGCATTGAAGAACGAAGTAGGAGCTGTAAAGCTTAAAAATATCAAGCATGACGGACACTCCAGTAAGTTATCGGACGTGGAAATAGACATGTGTCTCCGTGCTTATTTTGCCGACCATCAGCTGATGACCCGTGCAGACTTCCAACAGATTTGCGGATTTATGAGGTCGAAGGCTATGGAACATATCCGCAGATTGAAGTTGGAAGGAAAAATACGGAATATAGGGCTGCCTATGCAGCCGATATATGTGCCTGTGGAGGGATATTACGGGATAAGCAGGGATAGGATTGTCAGGAAATGA
- a CDS encoding VapE domain-containing protein, producing the protein MKFILFLLRNRKHDKPARVQKCNLTEQVNRFLQNSYLFRYNLLTDETEYRPANAADKTFVTIGKRELNTLCLEAHARGILCWDKDISRFLFSKHVPEYHPFLLYFEQLPVWDGIDRITRLAQRISSESYWINGFHTWMLGLTAQWTGQTGKHANSVAPLLVSIRQGCLKSTFCKSLMPDSLSRYYSDEVELTSRSNATRKMSEMGLLNLDEFDKYSPGKIPLLKNLMQMADLNLCKAYQKNFRNLPRIASFIGTSNRFDLLSDNTGSRRFLCVEVKDKIDCTCIEHKQIYAQLKQELSDGARYWFSAEEEEELQEHNLIFQHRNPAEEVLRSCFRPATSEDPKEKIRNLSAADIFKELKKQNPAAMRGSNPNSFSQQLVPAGFLRKHGRYGNFYPVVSLT; encoded by the coding sequence ATGAAATTTATCCTCTTTCTACTAAGAAACCGGAAGCATGACAAACCTGCCCGCGTGCAAAAATGTAACCTGACAGAACAGGTAAACCGCTTTTTGCAAAACAGTTACCTCTTCCGTTACAACCTGCTGACAGACGAAACCGAATACCGCCCCGCCAATGCCGCAGACAAAACGTTTGTCACCATCGGCAAACGGGAACTGAATACCCTATGCCTCGAAGCCCATGCCCGGGGAATTCTATGTTGGGACAAAGATATCAGCCGTTTTCTTTTCTCCAAACATGTACCTGAATATCATCCCTTCCTGCTTTATTTTGAACAGCTTCCCGTTTGGGATGGCATCGACCGGATAACCCGACTGGCCCAACGCATCTCGTCCGAATCATATTGGATAAACGGTTTCCATACATGGATGCTCGGTCTCACTGCCCAATGGACAGGACAGACCGGAAAGCATGCCAACAGCGTAGCTCCCCTACTCGTCAGCATCCGACAGGGCTGTCTGAAATCCACATTCTGCAAAAGTCTGATGCCCGACAGCCTGTCCCGCTACTATTCGGATGAAGTGGAGCTTACCTCACGGAGCAATGCCACCCGCAAAATGTCGGAAATGGGACTGCTGAACCTCGATGAATTCGATAAATATTCTCCAGGAAAAATACCGCTGCTCAAAAACCTGATGCAAATGGCGGATTTAAACCTTTGCAAGGCATACCAAAAGAATTTCCGTAACCTGCCCCGTATCGCTTCTTTCATCGGCACGAGCAACCGTTTCGACTTATTGTCCGACAACACCGGCAGCCGCCGTTTTCTCTGTGTAGAGGTAAAGGATAAAATTGATTGTACCTGCATTGAGCACAAGCAAATCTATGCACAACTGAAACAGGAACTTTCGGACGGAGCACGCTATTGGTTTTCGGCCGAAGAAGAGGAAGAGCTCCAAGAGCACAACCTCATCTTCCAGCACCGCAATCCGGCAGAAGAAGTACTACGCAGTTGTTTCCGTCCTGCAACATCCGAGGACCCAAAAGAAAAAATAAGAAATCTCTCCGCTGCCGACATCTTCAAAGAACTGAAAAAGCAAAACCCTGCCGCCATGAGGGGAAGCAACCCGAACAGTTTTTCGCAGCAGCTCGTGCCTGCCGGTTTTCTGCGAAAGCACGGACGCTATGGAAATTTCTATCCGGTAGTGTCTCTGACATAA
- a CDS encoding pectinesterase family protein → MNTKSIYTVGKCLLLLLLIFTGYACEDNDEGKENTSAPVLISCNINGTEVDLANIDSETENNLTAGTDGYVEFVFSKTMRQTPPTKDEETGEVLTTGIYFNDKVASNQIVINYEKVRYPYSVSEGSECSLFIEAGTLTDMQHRPYSKDITLKFTATSGISGGDSETVFDAVVDANGRGDYTTVQAAINAAPANLTSPYLIFIAAGTYNECVYIPKTKPFIHLIGENPDRVKIQFALNRVEEQTNSDTWPYSIHNPNSPARLAGYTTDQNCVVLIKATDVYLENISIINLYGALKSRYDGGLGKGGQAEALCSHYDRLAMNNCKLVSFQDTWWTRFQKVNGTYGICRAYVQNSWIEGSTDYIWGSGDVLIENSTFYNTGNGSFITASRSNETDAYGYVMKDCTIDGEAGITAFSFGRQQSTSAKAVFINTALKMDIIDGHWTAGSAAPALFGEYNTVDKNNQVISTGDMTVGSGSSQFTAKVLSADEAAGYTYENIIAREGWNPKQYMQTPGTTMATLDGTTLSWNAIDGAAGYLIFVNGVYLAQTTETSVSVTTAADGVYTVRGVGHYGSISAE, encoded by the coding sequence ATGAATACAAAATCTATTTATACAGTAGGCAAATGCTTGCTCCTCTTGTTACTTATCTTCACAGGTTATGCCTGTGAAGATAACGATGAAGGCAAGGAAAATACAAGTGCTCCTGTTCTTATTTCATGCAATATCAATGGTACGGAGGTTGATCTTGCCAATATTGATTCGGAAACGGAGAACAATTTGACGGCGGGTACTGATGGTTATGTGGAGTTTGTCTTTAGCAAAACCATGCGCCAGACTCCGCCGACTAAGGATGAAGAAACCGGTGAAGTGCTGACAACCGGAATTTATTTCAATGATAAGGTTGCTTCCAATCAGATTGTCATCAATTATGAGAAAGTCCGCTATCCTTATTCTGTCAGTGAAGGTTCCGAATGTTCCTTATTTATCGAGGCGGGTACATTGACGGATATGCAGCATCGTCCTTACAGCAAAGATATTACTTTGAAGTTTACAGCCACTTCCGGTATTTCCGGTGGAGATAGCGAAACGGTGTTTGATGCTGTTGTTGATGCAAACGGAAGAGGTGATTATACCACTGTACAAGCTGCTATTAATGCCGCTCCTGCCAATTTGACATCGCCTTACCTGATTTTTATTGCAGCAGGAACCTATAATGAATGTGTATATATACCTAAAACAAAACCGTTTATTCATTTGATTGGAGAAAATCCTGACAGAGTGAAAATTCAATTTGCGTTGAATCGTGTAGAGGAGCAAACTAATTCGGATACATGGCCTTATTCTATTCACAATCCTAATTCACCTGCGCGCCTTGCAGGATATACCACAGATCAGAATTGTGTAGTATTGATTAAAGCCACTGATGTTTACCTGGAGAACATTTCCATTATTAACTTGTACGGTGCATTGAAAAGCCGCTATGACGGTGGTCTTGGAAAAGGTGGACAAGCTGAAGCTCTGTGTAGCCATTATGATAGATTGGCTATGAATAATTGTAAATTGGTTTCATTCCAGGATACGTGGTGGACGCGTTTCCAGAAAGTGAACGGAACGTATGGTATTTGCCGGGCTTATGTACAAAATTCATGGATTGAAGGTAGTACGGACTATATCTGGGGAAGTGGTGATGTGCTGATAGAAAACAGTACTTTTTATAACACGGGCAATGGTAGTTTTATTACGGCTTCACGTAGTAACGAAACCGATGCTTATGGGTATGTGATGAAAGACTGTACGATAGACGGTGAGGCAGGTATAACCGCTTTTTCTTTCGGACGTCAGCAATCAACTTCTGCGAAGGCGGTTTTCATTAACACTGCTTTGAAGATGGATATTATAGACGGTCATTGGACTGCGGGTAGCGCAGCGCCTGCTCTTTTTGGCGAATATAATACGGTTGATAAAAATAATCAGGTAATTTCAACAGGAGATATGACAGTTGGTAGCGGCAGCAGTCAGTTTACTGCAAAAGTTCTTTCTGCAGATGAAGCTGCCGGATATACTTATGAGAACATCATTGCCAGAGAGGGATGGAATCCGAAACAGTATATGCAGACCCCAGGCACTACTATGGCTACCTTGGATGGTACTACTTTAAGTTGGAATGCAATAGACGGAGCAGCAGGTTATCTTATTTTTGTGAATGGCGTCTATTTGGCACAGACTACCGAAACTTCGGTATCTGTTACGACTGCTGCTGACGGGGTATACACAGTCAGGGGAGTAGGACACTACGGAAGCATCAGTGCTGAATAA
- a CDS encoding RagB/SusD family nutrient uptake outer membrane protein gives MRNIYKTLCLAAGLVAMTSCSDFLDQTSPSELDNKTTFNNTYYTELTVNKIYGSLTQDQAYSNFMPIIAGLNTDCELVDGLGTDASNTSSERGNMNYNANPGWTQLSRVWDVMYGIIENANLVIDGINNSELIKTKGDDCDMMLRFRAEAKVLRAMIYFDLIRLFGDIPFATGASDSNLENVYVGKTDRDVIMEALIGDLEESIPYLPWAGGTTYTTERVTKGYAHGLLANIALTRAGWFIREAAKEGYVTATENSDPAYPTQRCDDEKRHEMYKLAEEHLAAIINDNTHSMTPTLAGYWNGVNLCELDNTYRENLFEIPMGLNNSSELGYTVGFRVNGAFPGGVSEEHNYGPKGNSSGKLKLTAPYYMSFDAADQRRDLTCALMQIRTKSGVYKEDMLGNAPFAIYCGKWDYRKMKNRKDGWWDAVKASDQKVCSGINVVKMRYPHVLLMYAEVMNELYGSYNTGGEYCSKTAFEALSEIHTRAFNGDKAAAEAHLTKLINEQGFFETIVDENAWELAGEGVRKFDLIRWNLLSAKIDEFKESYRNAVNNGSYPAKIYYKFKEDNFTIDVTTFNYNEPVDAGYFSANFFGRETTDAKQEQLLVNLPSISAGLNRVVKNRYLLPIASTTISTSNGKLHNSYGYSD, from the coding sequence ATGAGAAATATATATAAAACTTTATGTTTAGCGGCAGGGTTGGTTGCCATGACTTCCTGTTCTGATTTTCTGGATCAGACTTCTCCTTCCGAACTGGATAATAAAACTACTTTTAATAACACATACTATACGGAACTGACCGTGAATAAGATTTACGGAAGTCTGACTCAGGACCAAGCCTACTCCAACTTTATGCCTATTATAGCAGGTCTGAATACGGATTGTGAATTGGTGGACGGACTTGGTACCGATGCCAGCAATACCTCCAGCGAACGCGGTAATATGAATTACAATGCTAATCCGGGTTGGACGCAACTTTCGCGTGTATGGGATGTGATGTATGGCATTATTGAGAACGCCAATCTGGTAATAGATGGCATAAACAACAGCGAGCTGATTAAGACGAAAGGCGATGATTGCGATATGATGCTACGCTTCCGTGCCGAAGCTAAAGTGTTGCGTGCAATGATTTATTTCGACTTGATTCGCCTTTTCGGAGATATTCCGTTTGCTACCGGTGCTTCGGATAGCAATCTGGAAAATGTGTATGTAGGGAAGACTGACCGTGATGTTATTATGGAGGCTTTGATTGGCGATTTGGAAGAATCCATTCCTTATCTGCCTTGGGCAGGTGGTACAACTTACACCACAGAGCGTGTCACCAAAGGATATGCACATGGTTTGCTGGCAAACATAGCATTGACCCGTGCCGGATGGTTTATTCGTGAAGCTGCGAAGGAAGGATATGTGACAGCTACGGAAAACTCAGATCCGGCTTATCCTACTCAGCGTTGCGATGATGAAAAACGTCATGAGATGTATAAATTGGCAGAGGAACATCTTGCCGCTATCATCAATGATAATACACACTCGATGACTCCCACTCTTGCAGGTTATTGGAATGGGGTGAACTTGTGTGAACTGGATAATACCTATCGTGAAAATTTGTTTGAAATCCCGATGGGGCTGAATAATAGCAGTGAATTGGGGTATACTGTAGGATTTCGTGTAAACGGTGCTTTTCCCGGTGGTGTGTCTGAGGAACATAACTATGGTCCGAAAGGTAATTCCAGTGGTAAGCTCAAACTGACAGCTCCTTATTATATGTCTTTTGATGCTGCAGACCAGCGTCGTGACCTGACTTGTGCCCTGATGCAGATTCGTACGAAGAGTGGCGTTTATAAAGAAGATATGCTTGGCAATGCTCCTTTTGCCATTTATTGCGGCAAGTGGGACTATCGTAAGATGAAAAATCGGAAAGACGGTTGGTGGGATGCTGTGAAAGCAAGCGACCAGAAAGTGTGCAGTGGCATCAATGTTGTAAAGATGCGCTATCCTCATGTTTTGCTTATGTATGCGGAGGTTATGAATGAACTTTACGGCAGCTATAATACAGGTGGCGAGTATTGTTCAAAAACAGCTTTCGAAGCTCTTTCCGAGATACATACACGTGCCTTCAACGGTGACAAGGCTGCTGCAGAGGCTCATTTGACGAAACTCATTAATGAACAGGGCTTCTTTGAAACGATTGTTGATGAAAATGCCTGGGAATTGGCAGGTGAGGGTGTACGTAAATTCGACCTTATCCGTTGGAATCTGCTCAGTGCCAAGATTGACGAGTTCAAGGAGAGCTATCGTAATGCAGTGAATAATGGTTCATATCCGGCTAAAATTTATTATAAGTTCAAGGAGGATAATTTCACGATTGATGTAACCACATTCAATTACAACGAACCTGTGGATGCCGGTTACTTTAGCGCCAATTTCTTCGGCAGAGAGACTACAGATGCCAAGCAGGAGCAACTGCTTGTTAATCTGCCCAGTATTTCGGCAGGGTTGAACCGTGTAGTGAAAAACCGTTATTTGCTTCCTATCGCTTCTACCACGATTTCTACATCGAATGGCAAGTTGCATAATTCTTATGGATATAGTGATTAA
- a CDS encoding DUF5123 domain-containing protein codes for MKNIRNILAKGVFMLLVSLLAMACTEKSDWGIDASYSRPFGTNEDGINVTKDEKVARVTVTWDAMPGVEYYILEISKNELTDEIPMGSEENGNLVYGNTVENRILKAPFLIDNLEAGAEYYLRIKSVANGKESYWAYLDEPFKTVTEEDVLNVPAEEDLPVASGKVRMSWEAGLTVTHFEIVGGAAPIERAITAEEAAAGEAWIEGLKIFTAYTISIYNNETLRGSQEVVVPGLEIESTVDEITANTARFSWDNTVDVDQYICQPSSAPTPDDATGAVSLSASEVNEHAVIIPNLEPSTEYTVYAFYNGAICARATFTTKKGKPVGYTEYNGVEALIADWDNLSGNILVTISADADLSNKSEIPAAVTNIVFWGEGATQPKLAVKNMQTLGAIDKIEFYNLNISALSNDCVIAPNTEGSSIANIEITSCTIENYRGIVRVRKVNGESSLKLNIDDCIIRNLGTKSTSNYYGIVQTDGAVKSVIINMMNSTFANPGGTSASLLRVDKADNSISVIKNCTFYNLVDKDALVRGAKGSLTVENVLFAGSNTFQIFYDDKTLPASLNWSKVYRTSDLTVSKPGSTSTTALSYSSSQLFPNASSSTDVLDLTFGADIPNEVKIIGDPRWNK; via the coding sequence ATGAAAAATATCAGAAATATATTGGCTAAAGGGGTATTTATGCTCCTTGTCTCTTTACTTGCAATGGCATGTACAGAGAAAAGCGATTGGGGTATTGATGCCTCGTACAGCCGTCCGTTTGGAACCAATGAGGATGGTATAAATGTGACAAAAGATGAAAAAGTAGCTCGGGTTACGGTAACTTGGGATGCCATGCCCGGCGTAGAATATTATATTCTTGAAATAAGCAAGAATGAGCTGACTGATGAAATTCCTATGGGCTCGGAAGAGAACGGTAATCTTGTTTATGGGAATACGGTAGAAAACCGCATATTGAAAGCTCCTTTTTTAATTGACAATCTGGAAGCAGGTGCGGAATATTATCTGCGTATTAAGTCTGTGGCAAATGGCAAGGAATCCTATTGGGCTTATTTAGACGAACCGTTCAAAACAGTAACGGAAGAGGATGTATTGAATGTGCCTGCCGAAGAGGATCTTCCGGTTGCATCAGGTAAGGTACGTATGTCATGGGAAGCTGGTCTGACGGTAACGCATTTCGAGATTGTGGGCGGTGCTGCTCCTATAGAGCGGGCAATTACGGCTGAGGAAGCTGCTGCAGGAGAGGCATGGATTGAAGGACTGAAAATATTCACAGCTTATACTATCAGCATTTATAATAATGAAACGTTACGCGGTTCACAGGAAGTGGTAGTGCCGGGATTGGAAATAGAGTCTACCGTAGATGAGATTACAGCCAATACGGCAAGATTCTCTTGGGATAATACAGTGGATGTGGACCAATATATCTGTCAGCCCTCTTCGGCGCCTACTCCGGATGATGCCACCGGAGCAGTTTCGCTAAGTGCTTCCGAGGTAAATGAACATGCCGTTATTATACCGAATCTGGAACCAAGTACGGAATACACAGTTTATGCTTTCTATAATGGGGCTATATGTGCACGTGCTACATTTACAACAAAGAAGGGAAAACCTGTTGGGTATACGGAATATAATGGTGTTGAGGCTTTAATAGCCGATTGGGATAACTTGTCCGGTAATATTTTAGTGACAATCAGTGCAGATGCGGATTTGAGTAACAAATCTGAGATACCTGCTGCGGTTACTAATATTGTCTTTTGGGGTGAGGGAGCTACACAACCGAAATTAGCTGTTAAGAATATGCAAACTTTAGGGGCTATTGATAAAATAGAGTTTTATAATCTGAATATCAGTGCACTTAGTAACGATTGTGTTATTGCTCCGAATACAGAAGGTTCTTCTATAGCAAATATTGAAATAACTTCATGTACTATAGAAAATTATCGGGGTATTGTTCGTGTGCGTAAGGTAAATGGGGAAAGTAGTCTGAAATTGAATATTGATGACTGTATTATTAGAAACTTGGGTACTAAAAGCACAAGTAACTACTATGGTATTGTTCAAACGGATGGGGCTGTGAAATCTGTAATTATTAATATGATGAACTCTACTTTTGCTAATCCAGGTGGAACCAGTGCATCGCTCCTAAGAGTTGATAAGGCTGATAATTCTATTTCTGTAATTAAAAACTGTACTTTCTATAATTTAGTTGATAAAGATGCTCTTGTGAGAGGAGCGAAAGGTAGTCTTACTGTAGAAAATGTTTTATTTGCAGGTAGTAATACTTTCCAGATATTCTATGATGATAAAACTCTTCCGGCTTCTTTAAATTGGTCGAAAGTTTATAGAACATCAGACCTTACTGTTTCAAAACCTGGTTCTACATCTACTACAGCTTTGTCCTATTCTTCATCCCAACTGTTCCCGAATGCATCTTCAAGTACCGATGTGCTTGATTTGACTTTCGGTGCAGATATTCCGAATGAAGTTAAGATAATCGGTGATCCGCGTTGGAATAAATAA